One window from the genome of Paracoccus marcusii encodes:
- a CDS encoding ATP-dependent DNA helicase codes for MNSPVPAPTLSRDQADAWDALAETFGAAGIDIIAEELHPPQSGKGRVMAVIGKAGSGKTLMLSQITKALLEAGVELISPDYEGRRRKDRRSVAILAPTNKAAFVLRMRGVPATTIHRILYTPVYDPQYEKIAEWLTGAAERPVIAELSDTALDRAKAFYDQHASIPGALATAGLRGSDFIRGWTRREEGLDVGLIDEASMLDEKQFEDLREIFPVLVLFGDPAQLAPVGQSGEMVFDKLAPAQRLMLSRIHRQADDNPILDLAHALADDQLGFDDFEQMIRDAARKDDRVVWAERVESDLMARSPVLVWRNATRIRLIHAFRTAFGAPGDALLPGEPLICDGLELPLKHRKKRIDLEARGLIKGAQVVYLGPGRKPGFSRLHVIGAEDPRLSAASIVKIEMPDEDEPFIPFAARMGAAFLHGAAVTIHKAQGSQWPEVQVFGPDISAAAWSNRSEAGVQLWKRLTYVAITRAQERLYWVTKARLARPAGPLTTDDLAAPSAPLALDAEEA; via the coding sequence ATGAACAGTCCCGTCCCCGCCCCGACCCTTTCGCGCGATCAGGCCGATGCCTGGGACGCGCTGGCCGAAACCTTCGGCGCGGCGGGCATCGACATCATCGCAGAGGAACTGCATCCGCCCCAGTCGGGAAAAGGTCGCGTCATGGCGGTCATCGGCAAGGCCGGATCGGGCAAGACGCTGATGCTGTCGCAGATCACCAAGGCCCTGCTGGAGGCGGGGGTCGAGCTGATCAGCCCAGATTACGAAGGGCGGCGCCGCAAGGACCGGCGTAGCGTCGCCATCCTGGCGCCGACGAACAAGGCGGCGTTCGTTCTGCGCATGCGCGGCGTGCCCGCCACGACGATCCACCGGATCCTGTACACCCCGGTCTATGATCCGCAATACGAGAAGATCGCCGAATGGCTGACCGGGGCGGCCGAACGCCCGGTCATCGCGGAACTGTCGGACACGGCACTGGACCGGGCCAAGGCGTTCTATGACCAGCATGCCTCGATCCCCGGGGCGCTGGCCACGGCCGGGTTGCGCGGGTCGGATTTCATCCGCGGCTGGACCAGGCGCGAGGAGGGGCTGGACGTCGGGCTGATCGACGAGGCCTCGATGCTGGACGAGAAGCAGTTCGAGGACCTGCGCGAGATCTTTCCCGTGCTAGTCCTGTTCGGCGACCCCGCCCAGCTGGCCCCGGTCGGCCAGTCCGGAGAGATGGTGTTCGACAAGCTGGCGCCGGCGCAGCGCCTGATGCTGAGCCGCATTCACCGCCAGGCCGACGACAACCCGATTCTGGACCTGGCCCATGCGTTGGCCGACGATCAGCTGGGCTTTGACGATTTCGAGCAGATGATCCGCGATGCGGCGCGCAAGGACGACCGCGTGGTCTGGGCCGAGCGGGTGGAAAGCGACCTGATGGCGCGCAGCCCGGTCCTGGTCTGGCGCAACGCGACGCGCATCCGGCTGATCCATGCCTTCCGCACGGCCTTCGGCGCGCCAGGGGACGCGCTGCTGCCCGGAGAGCCGCTGATCTGCGACGGGCTGGAGCTGCCGCTGAAGCATCGCAAGAAGCGGATCGATCTGGAGGCGCGCGGCCTAATCAAGGGAGCGCAAGTGGTCTATCTGGGGCCGGGCCGCAAGCCGGGCTTTTCGCGCCTGCACGTGATCGGGGCCGAGGACCCGCGCCTGTCGGCCGCCAGCATCGTCAAGATCGAGATGCCGGACGAGGACGAACCCTTCATCCCCTTTGCGGCGCGGATGGGCGCGGCTTTTCTGCACGGGGCGGCGGTCACGATCCACAAGGCGCAGGGCAGCCAGTGGCCCGAGGTGCAGGTGTTCGGCCCCGACATCAGCGCCGCCGCTTGGTCGAACCGGTCCGAGGCTGGGGTCCAGCTGTGGAAGCGGCTGACCTATGTCGCCATCACCCGGGCGCAGGAGAGGCTGTACTGGGTGACCAAGGCACGGCTGGCGCGGCCCGCAGGGCCGTTGACGACGGACGATCTGGCGGCCCCGTCCGCGCCCCTGGCACTGGACGCCGAGGAAGCGTGA